The Ptychodera flava strain L36383 chromosome 14, AS_Pfla_20210202, whole genome shotgun sequence genome segment AATTGTAACTAATATTTTTAAATCGTTTGCTTTTTGTGACTTTGTCTTGGTAGAACATAAGAGAGAATCATATCATAAATGACCCACCTGTTGTGGAAACATATGGCATATCTTTTGCAGCATCAAATAAGAGATCTATCGGACTGACCAGAGATGTCAGATTAGCATCAGAGCGCTGTGTTTTATCAGAAGGTTTGCTAATATTCCCTATTGCAACCAAGTGTTGGTACTTAGGATGTACATCATCTTCACCACTTAGAAACTCCCGTGCTGTCTGTAGATTAGCATCCTGTCCAGAAGGTGGAAATGATGTGACATCTAGTGACTTGGGAATCACTCCTGGAAAGCAGAAtttaatggaaaaaaaatgaaatttaatcacATAAATAAACAATTGTATCTTCTGATATGGGATTCGATAGAAATTCCAATGTGTATTTAATATAGCATGATGTCATATCAGTTGGTGAATTTTATTTCTCTCTATGATTTCATTGATACAAACTATCTTTGATAAAGTAACTATTGCAGGCTAAAATCTAGTTTGtggaataatatcaacaagaTTACAGTCAACCAATGGTATGTTGCTCAAATGATCAAGTTTCAATCAAGAACCTGCTTTTCCAATAGTCTTACAAGAGGCAATTTGCAGAAAATACTAGAATGTAAGAAAAATACAACCATGGTCACTCCACATAGTGACCATACTACAACAGATGACTGTAAGACTACatacaaaaagaaaacaaacaaaattccaAGTGTCACAAACCACATAAGAATTATTTGTTTAATCTACAATTTATCTGAAAATGATATATTACTGATCCTTAAAGACATCACTTAGAATGTGTTTAAAACCTAACAGAATGAATTAATTAGGCTCCAAGAAGTTTTATTTGGCACATCATCCCATGAACATATGATGTGCAATACCACAAAGAGAACATAACATTATTTTCAGCCATAAAACAATAACTTGTTGAAATGTTTAATTACCTCTTGAGACCAACTTTGTTACTATATCAATCATCAGTGTTTCCATTGAAGTGTCCACCATTATTGTCACCTGCTTTCCAAGAGCTTGTAACATGGTTGCTAGGGCAATAGTTCCTGACAATCCATCATTCACATAGGGCGGAGTCTTGTTCATAACACATGGAAAACCTGTTGCTATGACAACTGAGGATGCATGGGAGAGGCTCAGAGCTGACTTGATCAGCTCATCTGGAATATGAAGGTGAGAAATGCCATGCTTTCCTGTGGAATGTTAAACATTAGAAATATGGTTTTAGTCACATTTTCATTCAGACAAATAGATagtattgtgttgaaaattgtttacttcatgtcaacaaaatagCTCAATTGCATTCTCCCGGAACACCTATACTTCATTCATATAATTTACAAATTGCTCACTTAATTTGTTTCAGGTATTTATAGGTACAATAATAGCACACCTAAACCCATTCATCTTTCATTTATACAATAAGTCTGggccattttgttgaaaatacgAATACAAAAACTAATTAAAGAGGAATAACTCCACAAAGAAATTAGGAAATATTCTCAAATGCAAGATACAAACTTTTTGGATTATGATggatgaaataattttattcataGAGCAATTAAATTCTTTGCTACTGGCTTGAAAACCAATGAGTAATGGAATTAAAAAGGATAATAAGCTATTGAAAgtatacttaaatgaaatgtaccaGGATCATCCTGAATACACTCTTCCAGTGCCTTCACTTTACTGACAACTGACTCTGCTGTAACACTGGCAAAGAATGGCTCCTCTTTGAGGGCAATGACCTTTGGCTTGTCTGGTAGGGATGACAGATCATGTATTTTGACAGGTGTATCAGAAATGTACATGCTGCCAGGGTAGTGAGTAAACGCCAAAGGTAAATCTAAGAAAGAAGATACACAAAcaaagtatgcaaattacagtcaatatttgaaatgcatttttttctaatattctaatgcaatgagaaaactttgcaattttaattttttttatttgatgtgTTTGAATATGGAAATgaaaacagcaaagaaataactTGCATAATGACCAAGTTGTTTTATATTCTAAGTATCAAAAAGCTAGAATTTtcttaaaaaacattaaaacaaacTATAATGAATATTGTTGAACTTACTAGCTGCTTGAAGCGCAATCAGTCCTGTGTCACCACAGGCCCAAAAGACTGGAACATCACCCTCATAGAATTTTGCTGGGAATCCAAAGTCCACTTTGTTAATATCAGCTATTCCCATCAAAGCTATAGATTTAAGAAAAGaaacaaatgataaaatacttCAATTCAAACACTGTAATACAGACACCTGTATATGTAGTAGGCAAACACTGATTTCCAATGGAATGGCCGCATGAAAATGTGTGCAACCAACACTGTATGCTATGATTATAACCAGTACAGTTCCACTGACAAACATGGCTGACAGGTTCCTTTTGCTATGTgcggatatatgcaaatttatggagATTGTGTAACTTGCACTGATATCTTTATtgatattatcagtgcagagCACAATTTCATTCATAGATAAGAATTTAATCATTGAAAAACAACATAATAGCATTCATATTCATTTTGAGTGTATCAATTATGAATTATGCAGAAATAATGGATGTTCATAACTTGTGTActtaacacatacatacaaatggCAGTTTTGTATCTTGGACATTTCcaaaaacttttcaaataaTCCAGATAATACTGGGGAGAAGGCAGTTTCACTGCACTGTTAACATTACTGATGGGAAGCAATCGACAGAAATTTAACTTAAATCTACACTGAGGATATTGACTAGTGGCCTTGAAGGGTAGTGGTTGTATTGTACACAACATTATTTCTCTTGCAGAAATTTGATATTAAACATCCTTTGGTTTCAAATTATGCCTGTGCTGTGCTGTAAATTTAATTTCGGTTTAAATTATTGGATGAGTAAACAACTGCCATTAATTTGTATCTTGTTACAACTAATGATGGTTAACCTGTTTAAACTTTTTGGTCACTGAATGTAAAAGTTTCCTTGTCCAGACAAAGTCTCACTCACCAGGATCACCAATATGAACTGGAGCACCATGCAATTCTTCCAAGGGATGCGTCACTTGGAAGACAATTTCAACTTGGTTTCTTGGGATAGGCATCATGGATACAACTTGGAAACAATCAAAAACACCAACGGGATGGCAGCGAACATTTGACTGTATCAGAAAGTGAAAATTCTACCTTATAATATGTCTACCAAAATGTTCAATCGTATTACAGAAAAGTGTGTTTCCATCTGCTATATGTATCACAATACTATAAAAAGCTAAACACTTGGGGTGGAGAAAAAGATATTGTtctcaataaaaatcaaaaatagtaACCatcatcaaaagatacagctactggCCACTTAAAGCGGAATCTGAGACTTGGTTCACCtcagtgaatttttaaaaaataacatcatTTGTGAGAGTTCCTCTTGTGTCTTTCCTATTTCACACAaacctatttgaaatttggcagcccaggtcagTTGATCCTAGTGATCGAACGCATTACCTTTGAGTCtttgagttagtttctgccagaTTCACACACATGGCATCCTTGCACAGTACCCATGGCAACACTGACTGTGTACAGATTGACAGTGACGTAATGcacatacaaaatgattgacaccCCCTCCCCCAGTTACATGTGTCTGATTCATGATTGGCTGCTTTCCCTGTGGTCATGCAATATGCATTGCATAGGGAcacaaaataaagatatttttcaccaGGGAATTTGCAAGAAGCTGTTTTACACATACTGTGTACATGCTGACATTAGAATTCTCCTCCAGGCTGCGCAGTCTAACACCAGCTTCTGTGAGTGCCTTC includes the following:
- the LOC139149981 gene encoding D-glutamate cyclase, mitochondrial-like isoform X4; translation: MYLYKKRHHGPVVRVTGSLSEDAESQKIGITTKSIKMNSFLVLSRMRNLMPVLSNSYVRRMSAQPDRSKFVDVKTLSNALPKDVRQMIRKKKLADGQPTAGICDEYTQANLTIVHESLADDFEKFCYANFGAMPLIYKSKPGEYAAPGISHHDSDIRSDVPMYNVFVNGKNSKAVGSLFEYEQEMKKMSTFYLGCSFSFVKALTEAGVRLRSLEENSNVSMYTSNVRCHPVGVFDCFQVVSMMPIPRNQVEIVFQVTHPLEELHGAPVHIGDPALMGIADINKVDFGFPAKFYEGDVPVFWACGDTGLIALQAANLPLAFTHYPGSMYISDTPVKIHDLSSLPDKPKVIALKEEPFFASVTAESVVSKVKALEECIQDDPGKHGISHLHIPDELIKSALSLSHASSVVIATGFPCVMNKTPPYVNDGLSGTIALATMLQALGKQVTIMVDTSMETLMIDIVTKLVSRGVIPKSLDVTSFPPSGQDANLQTAREFLSGEDDVHPKYQHLVAIGNISKPSDKTQRSDANLTSLVSPIDLLFDAAKDMPYVSTTEIGDGVNELGQGSEVSEVACEVAADYLITAGVSDWGGYALSMALYAVSLCPVHDRYLRKAVGFPLQNEDNLRPMLPTTEKQEAMLSVLMDHGICDGVLGELSMSVDGLPFHDVHAEKINELNKLTIT
- the LOC139149981 gene encoding D-glutamate cyclase, mitochondrial-like isoform X8 — encoded protein: MNSFLVLSRMRNLMPVLSNSYVRRMSAQPDRSKFVDVKTLSNALPKDVRQMIRKKKLADGQPTAGICDEYTQANLTIVHESLADDFEKFCYANFGAMPLIYKSKPGEYAAPGISHHDSDIRSDVPMYNVFVNGKNSKAVGSLFEYEQEMKKMSTFYLGCSFSFVKALTEAGVRLRSLEENSNVSMYTSNVRCHPVGVFDCFQVVSMMPIPRNQVEIVFQVTHPLEELHGAPVHIGDPALMGIADINKVDFGFPAKFYEGDVPVFWACGDTGLIALQAANLPLAFTHYPGSMYISDTPVKIHDLSSLPDKPKVIALKEEPFFASVTAESVVSKVKALEECIQDDPGTFHLRKHGISHLHIPDELIKSALSLSHASSVVIATGFPCVMNKTPPYVNDGLSGTIALATMLQALGKQVTIMVDTSMETLMIDIVTKLVSRGVIPKSLDVTSFPPSGQDANLQTAREFLSGEDDVHPKYQHLVAIGNISKPSDKTQRSDANLTSLVSPIDLLFDAAKDMPYVSTTEIGDGVNELGQGSEVSEVACEVAADYLITAGVSDWGGYALSMALYAVSLCPVHDRYLRKAVGFPLQNEDNLRPMLPTTEKQEAMLSVLMDHGICDGVLGELSMSVDGLPFHDVHAEKINELNKLTIT
- the LOC139149981 gene encoding D-glutamate cyclase, mitochondrial-like isoform X10, with product MTKCYISFLQFKKKYYVIESQKIGITTKSIKMNSFLVLSRMRNLMPVLSNSYVRRMSAQPDRSKFVDVKTLSNALPKDVRQMIRKKKLADGQPTAGICDEYTQANLTIVHESLADDFEKFCYANFGAMPLIYKSKPGEYAAPGISHHDSDIRSDVPMYNVFVNGKNSKAVGSLFEYEQEMKKMSTFYLGCSFSFVKALTEAGVRLRSLEENSNVSMYTSNVRCHPVGVFDCFQVVSMMPIPRNQVEIVFQVTHPLEELHGAPVHIGDPALMGIADINKVDFGFPAKFYEGDVPVFWACGDTGLIALQAANLPLAFTHYPGSMYISDTPVKIHDLSSLPDKPKVIALKEEPFFASVTAESVVSKVKALEECIQDDPGKHGISHLHIPDELIKSALSLSHASSVVIATGFPCVMNKTPPYVNDGLSGTIALATMLQALGKQVTIMVDTSMETLMIDIVTKLVSRGVIPKSLDVTSFPPSGQDANLQTAREFLSGEDDVHPKYQHLVAIGNISKPSDKTQRSDANLTSLVSPIDLLFDAAKDMPYVSTTEIGDGVNELGQGSEVSEVACEVAADYLITAGVSDWGGYALSMALYAVSLCPVHDRYLRKAVGFPLQNEDNLRPMLPTTEKQEAMLSVLMDHGICDGVLGELSMSVDGLPFHDVHAEKINELNKLTIT
- the LOC139149981 gene encoding D-glutamate cyclase, mitochondrial-like isoform X3, whose product is MTKCYISFLQFKKKYYVIAESQKIGITTKSIKMNSFLVLSRMRNLMPVLSNSYVRRMSAQPDRSKFVDVKTLSNALPKDVRQMIRKKKLADGQPTAGICDEYTQANLTIVHESLADDFEKFCYANFGAMPLIYKSKPGEYAAPGISHHDSDIRSDVPMYNVFVNGKNSKAVGSLFEYEQEMKKMSTFYLGCSFSFVKALTEAGVRLRSLEENSNVSMYTSNVRCHPVGVFDCFQVVSMMPIPRNQVEIVFQVTHPLEELHGAPVHIGDPALMGIADINKVDFGFPAKFYEGDVPVFWACGDTGLIALQAANLPLAFTHYPGSMYISDTPVKIHDLSSLPDKPKVIALKEEPFFASVTAESVVSKVKALEECIQDDPGTFHLRKHGISHLHIPDELIKSALSLSHASSVVIATGFPCVMNKTPPYVNDGLSGTIALATMLQALGKQVTIMVDTSMETLMIDIVTKLVSRGVIPKSLDVTSFPPSGQDANLQTAREFLSGEDDVHPKYQHLVAIGNISKPSDKTQRSDANLTSLVSPIDLLFDAAKDMPYVSTTEIGDGVNELGQGSEVSEVACEVAADYLITAGVSDWGGYALSMALYAVSLCPVHDRYLRKAVGFPLQNEDNLRPMLPTTEKQEAMLSVLMDHGICDGVLGELSMSVDGLPFHDVHAEKINELNKLTIT
- the LOC139149981 gene encoding D-glutamate cyclase, mitochondrial-like isoform X1 — protein: MYLYKKRHHGPVVRVTGSLSEDAESQKIGITTKSIKMNSFLVLSRMRNLMPVLSNSYVRRMSAQPDRSKFVDVKTLSNALPKDVRQMIRKKKLADGQPTAGICDEYTQANLTIVHESLADDFEKFCYANFGAMPLIYKSKPGEYAAPGISHHDSDIRSDVPMYNVFVNGKNSKAVGSLFEYEQEMKKMSTFYLGCSFSFVKALTEAGVRLRSLEENSNVSMYTSNVRCHPVGVFDCFQVVSMMPIPRNQVEIVFQVTHPLEELHGAPVHIGDPALMGIADINKVDFGFPAKFYEGDVPVFWACGDTGLIALQAANLPLAFTHYPGSMYISDTPVKIHDLSSLPDKPKVIALKEEPFFASVTAESVVSKVKALEECIQDDPGTFHLRKHGISHLHIPDELIKSALSLSHASSVVIATGFPCVMNKTPPYVNDGLSGTIALATMLQALGKQVTIMVDTSMETLMIDIVTKLVSRGVIPKSLDVTSFPPSGQDANLQTAREFLSGEDDVHPKYQHLVAIGNISKPSDKTQRSDANLTSLVSPIDLLFDAAKDMPYVSTTEIGDGVNELGQGSEVSEVACEVAADYLITAGVSDWGGYALSMALYAVSLCPVHDRYLRKAVGFPLQNEDNLRPMLPTTEKQEAMLSVLMDHGICDGVLGELSMSVDGLPFHDVHAEKINELNKLTIT
- the LOC139149981 gene encoding D-glutamate cyclase, mitochondrial-like isoform X5, whose amino-acid sequence is MTKCYISFLQFKKKYYVIESQKIGITTKSIKMNSFLVLSRMRNLMPVLSNSYVRRMSAQPDRSKFVDVKTLSNALPKDVRQMIRKKKLADGQPTAGICDEYTQANLTIVHESLADDFEKFCYANFGAMPLIYKSKPGEYAAPGISHHDSDIRSDVPMYNVFVNGKNSKAVGSLFEYEQEMKKMSTFYLGCSFSFVKALTEAGVRLRSLEENSNVSMYTSNVRCHPVGVFDCFQVVSMMPIPRNQVEIVFQVTHPLEELHGAPVHIGDPALMGIADINKVDFGFPAKFYEGDVPVFWACGDTGLIALQAANLPLAFTHYPGSMYISDTPVKIHDLSSLPDKPKVIALKEEPFFASVTAESVVSKVKALEECIQDDPGTFHLRKHGISHLHIPDELIKSALSLSHASSVVIATGFPCVMNKTPPYVNDGLSGTIALATMLQALGKQVTIMVDTSMETLMIDIVTKLVSRGVIPKSLDVTSFPPSGQDANLQTAREFLSGEDDVHPKYQHLVAIGNISKPSDKTQRSDANLTSLVSPIDLLFDAAKDMPYVSTTEIGDGVNELGQGSEVSEVACEVAADYLITAGVSDWGGYALSMALYAVSLCPVHDRYLRKAVGFPLQNEDNLRPMLPTTEKQEAMLSVLMDHGICDGVLGELSMSVDGLPFHDVHAEKINELNKLTIT
- the LOC139149981 gene encoding D-glutamate cyclase, mitochondrial-like isoform X7, which produces MYLYKKRHHGPVVRVTGSLSEDAESQKIGITTKSIKMNSFLVLSRMRNLMPVLSNSYVRRMSAQPDRSKFVDVKTLSNALPKDVRQMIRKKKLADGQPTAGICDEYTQANLTIVHESLADDFEKFCYANFGAMPLIYKSKPGEYAAPGISHHDSDIRSDVPMYNVFVNGKNSKAVGSLFEYEQEMKKMSTFYLGCSFSFVKALTEAGVRLRSLEENSNVSMYTSNVRCHPVGVFDCFQVVSMMPIPRNQVEIVFQVTHPLEELHGAPVHIGDPALMGIADINKVDFGFPAKFYEGDVPVFWACGDTGLIALQAANLPLAFTHYPGSMYISDTPVKIHDLSSLPDKPKVIALKEEPFFASVTAESVVSKVKALEECIQDDPDELIKSALSLSHASSVVIATGFPCVMNKTPPYVNDGLSGTIALATMLQALGKQVTIMVDTSMETLMIDIVTKLVSRGVIPKSLDVTSFPPSGQDANLQTAREFLSGEDDVHPKYQHLVAIGNISKPSDKTQRSDANLTSLVSPIDLLFDAAKDMPYVSTTEIGDGVNELGQGSEVSEVACEVAADYLITAGVSDWGGYALSMALYAVSLCPVHDRYLRKAVGFPLQNEDNLRPMLPTTEKQEAMLSVLMDHGICDGVLGELSMSVDGLPFHDVHAEKINELNKLTIT
- the LOC139149981 gene encoding D-glutamate cyclase, mitochondrial-like isoform X11, with amino-acid sequence MNSFLVLSRMRNLMPVLSNSYVRRMSAQPDRSKFVDVKTLSNALPKDVRQMIRKKKLADGQPTAGICDEYTQANLTIVHESLADDFEKFCYANFGAMPLIYKSKPGEYAAPGISHHDSDIRSDVPMYNVFVNGKNSKAVGSLFEYEQEMKKMSTFYLGCSFSFVKALTEAGVRLRSLEENSNVSMYTSNVRCHPVGVFDCFQVVSMMPIPRNQVEIVFQVTHPLEELHGAPVHIGDPALMGIADINKVDFGFPAKFYEGDVPVFWACGDTGLIALQAANLPLAFTHYPGSMYISDTPVKIHDLSSLPDKPKVIALKEEPFFASVTAESVVSKVKALEECIQDDPDELIKSALSLSHASSVVIATGFPCVMNKTPPYVNDGLSGTIALATMLQALGKQVTIMVDTSMETLMIDIVTKLVSRGVIPKSLDVTSFPPSGQDANLQTAREFLSGEDDVHPKYQHLVAIGNISKPSDKTQRSDANLTSLVSPIDLLFDAAKDMPYVSTTEIGDGVNELGQGSEVSEVACEVAADYLITAGVSDWGGYALSMALYAVSLCPVHDRYLRKAVGFPLQNEDNLRPMLPTTEKQEAMLSVLMDHGICDGVLGELSMSVDGLPFHDVHAEKINELNKLTIT
- the LOC139149981 gene encoding D-glutamate cyclase, mitochondrial-like isoform X6, with amino-acid sequence MYLYKKRHHGPVVRVTGSLSEDAESQKIGITTKSIKMNSFLVLSRMRNLMPVLSNSYVRRMSAQPDRSKFVDVKTLSNALPKDVRQMIRKKKLADGQPTAGICDEYTQANLTIVHESLADDFEKFCYANFGAMPLIYKSKPGEYAAPGISHHDSDIRSDVPMYNVFVNGKNSKAVGSLFEYEQEMKKMSTFYLGCSFSFVKALTEAGVRLRSLEENSNVSMYTSNVRCHPVGVFDCFQVVSMMPIPRNQVEIVFQVTHPLEELHGAPVHIGDPALMGIADINKVDFGFPAKFYEGDVPVFWACGDTGLIALQAANLPLAFTHYPGSMYISDTPVKIHDLSSLPDKPKVIALKEEPFFASVTAESVVSKVKALEECIQDDPGTFHLNELIKSALSLSHASSVVIATGFPCVMNKTPPYVNDGLSGTIALATMLQALGKQVTIMVDTSMETLMIDIVTKLVSRGVIPKSLDVTSFPPSGQDANLQTAREFLSGEDDVHPKYQHLVAIGNISKPSDKTQRSDANLTSLVSPIDLLFDAAKDMPYVSTTEIGDGVNELGQGSEVSEVACEVAADYLITAGVSDWGGYALSMALYAVSLCPVHDRYLRKAVGFPLQNEDNLRPMLPTTEKQEAMLSVLMDHGICDGVLGELSMSVDGLPFHDVHAEKINELNKLTIT
- the LOC139149981 gene encoding D-glutamate cyclase, mitochondrial-like isoform X2; amino-acid sequence: MYLYKKRHHGPVVRVTGSLSEDESQKIGITTKSIKMNSFLVLSRMRNLMPVLSNSYVRRMSAQPDRSKFVDVKTLSNALPKDVRQMIRKKKLADGQPTAGICDEYTQANLTIVHESLADDFEKFCYANFGAMPLIYKSKPGEYAAPGISHHDSDIRSDVPMYNVFVNGKNSKAVGSLFEYEQEMKKMSTFYLGCSFSFVKALTEAGVRLRSLEENSNVSMYTSNVRCHPVGVFDCFQVVSMMPIPRNQVEIVFQVTHPLEELHGAPVHIGDPALMGIADINKVDFGFPAKFYEGDVPVFWACGDTGLIALQAANLPLAFTHYPGSMYISDTPVKIHDLSSLPDKPKVIALKEEPFFASVTAESVVSKVKALEECIQDDPGTFHLRKHGISHLHIPDELIKSALSLSHASSVVIATGFPCVMNKTPPYVNDGLSGTIALATMLQALGKQVTIMVDTSMETLMIDIVTKLVSRGVIPKSLDVTSFPPSGQDANLQTAREFLSGEDDVHPKYQHLVAIGNISKPSDKTQRSDANLTSLVSPIDLLFDAAKDMPYVSTTEIGDGVNELGQGSEVSEVACEVAADYLITAGVSDWGGYALSMALYAVSLCPVHDRYLRKAVGFPLQNEDNLRPMLPTTEKQEAMLSVLMDHGICDGVLGELSMSVDGLPFHDVHAEKINELNKLTIT
- the LOC139149981 gene encoding D-glutamate cyclase, mitochondrial-like isoform X9 yields the protein MNSFLVLSRMRNLMPVLSNSYVRRMSAQPDRSKFVDVKTLSNALPKDVRQMIRKKKLADGQPTAGICDEYTQANLTIVHESLADDFEKFCYANFGAMPLIYKSKPGEYAAPGISHHDSDIRSDVPMYNVFVNGKNSKAVGSLFEYEQEMKKMSTFYLGCSFSFVKALTEAGVRLRSLEENSNVSMYTSNVRCHPVGVFDCFQVVSMMPIPRNQVEIVFQVTHPLEELHGAPVHIGDPALMGIADINKVDFGFPAKFYEGDVPVFWACGDTGLIALQAANLPLAFTHYPGSMYISDTPVKIHDLSSLPDKPKVIALKEEPFFASVTAESVVSKVKALEECIQDDPGKHGISHLHIPDELIKSALSLSHASSVVIATGFPCVMNKTPPYVNDGLSGTIALATMLQALGKQVTIMVDTSMETLMIDIVTKLVSRGVIPKSLDVTSFPPSGQDANLQTAREFLSGEDDVHPKYQHLVAIGNISKPSDKTQRSDANLTSLVSPIDLLFDAAKDMPYVSTTEIGDGVNELGQGSEVSEVACEVAADYLITAGVSDWGGYALSMALYAVSLCPVHDRYLRKAVGFPLQNEDNLRPMLPTTEKQEAMLSVLMDHGICDGVLGELSMSVDGLPFHDVHAEKINELNKLTIT